TCCCCGCCGATCACGAGGACGGACAGCCCGCCGAGCCGCGCGGGGTCCACGCTCCAGGCCGCGAGGGCGCGGGCGTTCCCGGCGTAGTGCGTGCCCGCCATCCGCCCGCCGTCCTCGACCAGCCGCGCGAAGTTGGCGGGCCGGGCGGAGGGAAAGAGCGCACCCAGGCTGACCTCGCGCAGGGCCGCGTTCGTCCGCAGGAGGTCGAGCACCGGGTAATTCTCCTCGGGCGTGACAAGCCCGGAGAGGGGCGCGCTCGCGGCGAGGATCAGGCCGGAGAGGGCTCCCGGATCGCGGGCGGCGAACTCCAGCGCGACCGCCCCGCCCAGGCTGTGCCCCAGCAGCACGGGCCGGGTGACGCCCTGATCCCGCAGCCAGGTGCCGAGCCAGTCCGCGTACGCCCCGATACTGACCTCTCCCTCATGCCCGGTCCCGGCGAACCCCGGCAGGTCGGGGGCGAGGACGCGCCAGCCCGCCGGGGGGTGGGCGACGAGATCGTCCCACCATGCCGCCGACGCGAAATTGCCGTGCAGGGCGACGAGGACCCGTTCAGGCATGGGGCACGTCCCCGGTGCCGAGGGGCTCGGGCGGGAGCGGCACGAGGGGCAGGGTGTCTTCCAGCAGGCCGCGCAGCAGGGGCGCGAAGGGCGCCGTGTCCGCCACGCAGCCCAGGTGCCCGTGCGCCGAGTCGAACTCCAGGTGGGTGTGGGGCACGCCCGCCGCCCGACTCGCCTCGGCGAAGGTCCGCATCTCGGCCGAGGGGAAGAACAGGTCGCCCCGGATGTTCACCGTCAGGAGCCGCAACCCCGCGTTCCGCCAGCGGGCGAAGAGGTCGGGGCGCGGCGCCACCTCGTTCAGGTCATGCGTCTCCACCACCCGCGCGATGTCGAGGATGTGCGCGAGGCTCGCCGTGCCCGCCCGCGTTCTCAGGTACGCCTCGAAGTCGGCCTCCCGGAAGGTGCGCTCCAGCGCCTCCGCCCCCAGCCCGAAGAGCGAGATCAGCCGCAGCGCCCCGGTAAGCCCCCCGGGGGCGGCCACGTCGCGCAGCAGCGGCCCGAAGGCCCCGCGCAGCACCGGCCCCGCGCACGGGCTGGTGCCGACGGCGGCCACCCGCGGGGCGAGGTCCGGCGACCGGGCCGCCCACTGGAGGGCCTGCATTCCCCCGAAGCTGGGGCCGACGACGGCGTGCCACCTCTGGGCGCCCAGGTGCCGCAGCAGCGCGAGTTGCAGGGCGTGGAGGTCGGCGAAGGTCCAGGCGGGGAAACGCTCCGCCCACGGGCCTCCCTCCGGGTGCGCGGTATCCGGCCCGGTGGTCACCACCCGGGGGTCGTGGACCTGCACGTTGGACAGGGTGTTCATCGCCACCACAAAAAAGCGGTCGGTGTCCACCGCGCGGCCCGGTCCGATCAGGGAGTCCCACCAGCCGGGCACCCCGTCCGCGTCCACGCCCGCCGCCTGGGACGTGCCCGTGTAGTAGTGGCACACCAAGACGGCGTTGTCGCGCGCCGCACCCAGCCGTCCCCAGGTCTGCACGCCCAGCCGCACGGGCACGCGCTCGCCGCCGAGCGGAGCCGTCACCTCCAGCGTGAACGCCCCCGGCGGTGCCCCGCCCGCCTGGCCCTCTTCGTCTTGTCGCATTACCGAAGAGGGTAGGAGGGGGGCGTTACGGGGCGGTCACAGGGCAGGGTGGGCCCGGGGTGTAACAGACGAGTAATGTCTCTCCCCTACACTCCGAGGCGAACATGAAAAAGATGCTTCTGACGGGCGTTTTGCTCGCGCTCTCCAGCGCGGGCGCGGTGAAGGTGGGCGTGCTGCTTCCCCTCTCGGGAGCGAGCAGCGTCTCCGGTCAGGCGGCCAGGAACGGCTACCTCCTGGCGCTGGACGAGATCAACAAAGCGGGCGGCGTGCTCGGCAAGCCCCTGGAGCTGGAGTTCGCCGACGACGGCTCCTCCCCCGCCAAGGCCGTGCCCGAGTTCGTCAAGCTCGTGACCGTGGACAGGGTGGACTTCATGGCGGGCGGCGTGAGCAGCGCCACGAGCATCGCCATCAGCGGCCCGGCCAAGCAGTACAACACCTTTATGGCCTGGATCGGCGCGGCGGCGGTGCCCGTCGAGGACGCCTTCGCCGACCACCGGTACTTCTTCCACTACCACCCCTGGTCGTACTACAACTTCGAGGCGATCCTGGGGTACTTCAACACCCTCAAGACCCAGAAAAAGGCGCGCAACATCGCCATCGCCTACGAGGACGGTCCCTTCGGCAGCGCGGGGATAGGCGACACGGTGGCGGCCTTCAAGAAGGCGGGCTTCAACGTCGTGATGACCGAGAAGTTCAAGACGGGCAGCGGCAACTTCGGGCCGCTGATCAGCAAGGCGAAGGCCGCCAGGCCGGACATCTTCTACTGGGTGGGCTACGACACCGACGCCCTGCCGCTCGCCACCGAGATCAAGCAGCAGAACCTGCAAGTCGGGCTGGTCTACGGCACGCCGCCCTCGTGGCCGGTGGGCTTCGAGAAAAACCAGCTTGCCGACAACATCGCGGGCCTGAGCCTGTGGCTTCCCTCCAGCCCGCAGGCCGAGAGCCGCAAGTTCGTCGCCGCCTACCGCAAGAAGTTCGGCAACGTGACCGAGGAATACTTCGCGCCCCTCGCCTACGTGAACCTCAAGACGCTCGCCGCCGCGATCAATCAGGCGGGGGGCACCGACAAGGACAAGGTGGCCGCCGCCCTCGCGGGGACGAACACGCCCACGCCCTTCGGCCCGCTGACTTTCTCGAAGAGCAACAAAACCCAGTACCAGGGCTTCAAGGCCGGAAACTGGCTGCACTTCCAGTTCCAGGGGGAGGGCCGCGTGCCGGTCTATCCCATCAAGTTCGCGCAGAAGCCGATGGTGTGGAACAAGTAAACCCTCAGCGGTCAGCCGTCAGCCATCAGCCCGAGAAGGCCCACGCCTCCGCCCCCTAAGTTTTTGCTGATCGCTGAAAGCTGAGAGCTGACCGCCCCCCGAGCCGTCTCCCCCCGCGAGGCGGCTCGTCACTTCAACGGAGCCTTCCCTATGGACCTGTTTTTCCAGACCCTCCTCAACGGCCTGCTGCAAAGCGGCATCTACGCGCTCGTCGCGTCGGGGCTGGCGCTGGCGGTCGGCGTGGTCGGGATCGTGAACTTCGCGCACGGCGAGTTCCTGATGATCGGCGCTTTCCTCGCCTGGGGCCTGAGCACCTACCTGGGTGTCGATCCCCTGCTCTCGCTGCCGCTGGCCGCCGCCTCGGTCTTCGCGGTCGGGGCGCTGACCTACCGGGTGAGCATCCGGCACGTGCTGCTGGCCCCCGAACTCAACCAGATGCTTCTGACCTTCGGGCTGGGCATCTTGCTACAAAACCTCGCGCTGATGCTACTGGGCGGCAACACGCGCACGGTCACCACGACGTACCAGGGCAGTTCGATCAGCCTCGGGGAACTCAGCGTCGGCGGGCCCAAGCTCATCGCGTTCGGGTTCGCGGTGGCGATCCTGGCCGGGCTGTACGCGGTGCTGTACCGCACGACCCTGGGGCGGCAGATGCGGGCGGTGGCGCAGAATCGCCGGGGCTCGCAGCTCATCGGGATCAACGTGGACCGGGTGTATCTCATCGCCTTCGGGGTGTCGTGCGGGCTGGCGGCGGTGGCGGGCGTCCTCGTCGCCGTGCTGCTCTTCGCCTCGCCGACGGTGGGGCTGGTGTTCGCCCTCAAGGCCTTTGCGATTATCGTCATGGCGGGGCTGGGCAACCTGACGGGCGTGCTGTGGGCTTCGGTGGTCCTCGGCGTGTCCGAGGCGCTGGTGCAGACCTACGTGCCGGGCGGCGGCGGGTGGAGCGACGCGGTGTTCTTCCTGCTGATCTTCGCCACGCTGGTCTTCCGCTCGTTCCGGGGGGCCAGGTGAGCCGCGTGATCGAGGCCACCCGGACGGTCAGCCGCCGACCCGACTTCACCGGGCGGGCGTTCGTGCCGCTGGCCCTCTTCTTTCTGCTCGCGCTCGCCTTCCCCTTCCTGCCGCTGGGGGCGCGGGCGGAGTACCTGCTTCAGATCGCCTTTTTTACCGTCGTGGCGGGCGTCCTGGCGCTGTCGTGGGACATCCTGGCACGCAGCGGTCAGGTCAGCCTCGCGCACGCCGCCTTCTACGGGCTGGGGGCGTACGGCTTCGCGCTGCTGAGCAAGGCCGTGCCCTGGTTCCTGGCGATGCCCCTCGCGGCCCTGATCGCCGGGCTGGTCAGCTTGATCCTGGGCGCGGTGACGATGCGCCTGAGCGGGATGTACTTCGCCATCGCCACGCTCGCCTTCACGGAGGTCGTGCGGACGGTCATCCAGAACCTGCCCGAGTCGGTGGCGGGCGGCGCGAACGGGCTGCTCGTCCCGGCGCTGCTGGGTGGGAATGCGCGGGCGCAGTACTTCCTGGCCCTCGCCGTCCTGCTCCTTACCGCCCTGGTGAGCCTCGCGGTGCGCTTCACCCGGCTGCACCACGCCTTCGCCGCGATCCGGCAGGGGGAGGAGACGGCGCGGGTCCTTGGCGTCAGCATCGTGCGGTACAAGCTGCTCGCCTTTTTCATCTCCTCGTTCCTGGCGGCGCTGGGCGGGGTGCTCTTCGCCGGGAAGACCTTTTTCATCAACCCCCTGGAGACCTTCAGCCTCGCCAACTCCATCGCGCCGCTCACGACGAGCATCTTCGGCGGGCTCTACACCACCCTCGGGCCGATCCTGGGGGCGACGGTGCTGCGGGTGGCCGAGGAAATCCTGCACAACTACATCAAGAATGGCTACCTCGTCGTGTACGGGCTGGTGCTGATGCTCTCGATCCTGTGGCTGCCGCGCGGGTTGATGGGGCTGTTCAGGAAGGGGAAGCGGGGGGGGGAGTTGTGACAGCGGTCAGCTTTCAGCCGTCAGCGGTCAGCCAGAAGGAAGTCGTGTTGCGGGCCGAGGGGCTGAGCAAGCGGTTCGGGGGCCTTCTGGCCGTGCAGAACGTCAGCTTCAGCCAGTACGTGGGCGAGATTTTGGCGGTGATCGGGCCGAACGGGGCGGGCAAGACGACGCTGCTCAACCTGCTCTCGGGCGTGTACCGGCCCTCCTCGGGGCGGCTGCACCTGCTCGGGCGGGACGTGACGCAGGAGAGCATGGAGGCGCGCTGCCACGCGGGGCTGGGCCGCGCCTTCCAGATCGTGCGGCCCTTTCCCGAGATGACGGTCCACGAGAACGTGACGGTCGGGGCGCTGTTCGGCAAGCGGGGGACGACGCTGCCGGGGGCGCGCGAGCGGGCTTACGACCTGCTGGAACGCACCGGGCTCGCCGCGCACGCGGACAAGGCGGCGCACGAACTCACCCTACTTCAGGACAAGCGGCTGGAGGTGGCCCGCGCCCTCGCCACCCAGCCCCGCGTCCTGCTGCTCGACGAGGTGATGGCCGGACTCCGCCCCGCCGAGGCGCAGGAGGCCGTCGCCCTCGTTCGGAGCGTGCGCGACAGCGGGGTCAGCGTCCTCTTCATCGAACACATCATGCCCGTGGTGCGCGACCTCGCCGACCGGGTGGTCGTGATGGACCAGGGGCAGGTGCTGGCGGAGGGCACCTACCGCGAGGTGACGGCGAATCCGCAGGTGGTCGCCGCCTACCTGGGCACCGAGGAGGGACTGCACGCATGACGGCGACCCAGGCGAATTCGACAACTCCGCGGACCCAGGGCCAGGAACTCGTCATCGAGAACCTGACGGCCGGGTACGGCAAGGTGCAGGTGCTGTGGGGGGTGAGCCTGCGGGTCGAACCCGGCGAGTTCGTCGCCGTGATCGGGGCGAACGGGGCAGGCAAGACGACCACCCTGCGCGCGGTGAGCGGGGTGGTGAGGCCCACGGGCGGGCGCATCCTCCTCGGCGGGCAGGACATCACCCGCGCCACGCCGAGCGGCATCGTCGGTCTGGGGCTGGGGCACGTGCC
This Deinococcus aestuarii DNA region includes the following protein-coding sequences:
- a CDS encoding alpha/beta fold hydrolase; translated protein: MPERVLVALHGNFASAAWWDDLVAHPPAGWRVLAPDLPGFAGTGHEGEVSIGAYADWLGTWLRDQGVTRPVLLGHSLGGAVALEFAARDPGALSGLILAASAPLSGLVTPEENYPVLDLLRTNAALREVSLGALFPSARPANFARLVEDGGRMAGTHYAGNARALAAWSVDPARLGGLSVLVIGGDLDTLVTPEMVRALAAALGREAIILGGRGHGFPQEDPGAFRAHLEDFLKTLPVGGSTVEAR
- a CDS encoding alpha/beta fold hydrolase, translating into MRQDEEGQAGGAPPGAFTLEVTAPLGGERVPVRLGVQTWGRLGAARDNAVLVCHYYTGTSQAAGVDADGVPGWWDSLIGPGRAVDTDRFFVVAMNTLSNVQVHDPRVVTTGPDTAHPEGGPWAERFPAWTFADLHALQLALLRHLGAQRWHAVVGPSFGGMQALQWAARSPDLAPRVAAVGTSPCAGPVLRGAFGPLLRDVAAPGGLTGALRLISLFGLGAEALERTFREADFEAYLRTRAGTASLAHILDIARVVETHDLNEVAPRPDLFARWRNAGLRLLTVNIRGDLFFPSAEMRTFAEASRAAGVPHTHLEFDSAHGHLGCVADTAPFAPLLRGLLEDTLPLVPLPPEPLGTGDVPHA
- a CDS encoding ABC transporter substrate-binding protein produces the protein MKKMLLTGVLLALSSAGAVKVGVLLPLSGASSVSGQAARNGYLLALDEINKAGGVLGKPLELEFADDGSSPAKAVPEFVKLVTVDRVDFMAGGVSSATSIAISGPAKQYNTFMAWIGAAAVPVEDAFADHRYFFHYHPWSYYNFEAILGYFNTLKTQKKARNIAIAYEDGPFGSAGIGDTVAAFKKAGFNVVMTEKFKTGSGNFGPLISKAKAARPDIFYWVGYDTDALPLATEIKQQNLQVGLVYGTPPSWPVGFEKNQLADNIAGLSLWLPSSPQAESRKFVAAYRKKFGNVTEEYFAPLAYVNLKTLAAAINQAGGTDKDKVAAALAGTNTPTPFGPLTFSKSNKTQYQGFKAGNWLHFQFQGEGRVPVYPIKFAQKPMVWNK
- a CDS encoding branched-chain amino acid ABC transporter permease, with product MDLFFQTLLNGLLQSGIYALVASGLALAVGVVGIVNFAHGEFLMIGAFLAWGLSTYLGVDPLLSLPLAAASVFAVGALTYRVSIRHVLLAPELNQMLLTFGLGILLQNLALMLLGGNTRTVTTTYQGSSISLGELSVGGPKLIAFGFAVAILAGLYAVLYRTTLGRQMRAVAQNRRGSQLIGINVDRVYLIAFGVSCGLAAVAGVLVAVLLFASPTVGLVFALKAFAIIVMAGLGNLTGVLWASVVLGVSEALVQTYVPGGGGWSDAVFFLLIFATLVFRSFRGAR
- a CDS encoding branched-chain amino acid ABC transporter permease; translated protein: MSRVIEATRTVSRRPDFTGRAFVPLALFFLLALAFPFLPLGARAEYLLQIAFFTVVAGVLALSWDILARSGQVSLAHAAFYGLGAYGFALLSKAVPWFLAMPLAALIAGLVSLILGAVTMRLSGMYFAIATLAFTEVVRTVIQNLPESVAGGANGLLVPALLGGNARAQYFLALAVLLLTALVSLAVRFTRLHHAFAAIRQGEETARVLGVSIVRYKLLAFFISSFLAALGGVLFAGKTFFINPLETFSLANSIAPLTTSIFGGLYTTLGPILGATVLRVAEEILHNYIKNGYLVVYGLVLMLSILWLPRGLMGLFRKGKRGGEL
- a CDS encoding ABC transporter ATP-binding protein → MLRAEGLSKRFGGLLAVQNVSFSQYVGEILAVIGPNGAGKTTLLNLLSGVYRPSSGRLHLLGRDVTQESMEARCHAGLGRAFQIVRPFPEMTVHENVTVGALFGKRGTTLPGARERAYDLLERTGLAAHADKAAHELTLLQDKRLEVARALATQPRVLLLDEVMAGLRPAEAQEAVALVRSVRDSGVSVLFIEHIMPVVRDLADRVVVMDQGQVLAEGTYREVTANPQVVAAYLGTEEGLHA